The DNA sequence AAAAATGAGTTAGGAACGCTTTGGCCGAAAGACAAAAAAATTATTTATTACAAAGGTTTACCGACAAAAGAAAACAACAATACAGGCTATCATGGAAGGATGGGAGTATTTGAAGTATTGCCAGTTACCGAAAAAATAAGTAGGCTTATATTAGAGCGATCAGCGGCAGGAGCGATTAATAAGGTAGCTGTTGAGGAAGGAATGATAACCATGAAACAAGATGGGTACTTGAAAGTGTTGGAAGGGACAACTACATTAGAAGAAGTACTACGTGTTGCACAAGAATAAAATATGGGCATAAAAGATTTATTACAACTGACAGTAGATAAAAACGCATCCGATTTACATATTTTGGCTGGTATAGCACCCCACTTGAGAATTGAAGGAGTTTTGGCACCCATTCGTGACGCCGGAATCGTTACCGCAGAAGTTGTTGAGAAATATGTCAAAGACATTCTTACTGCTGAGCAATTTGAGAAACTTTCTATAAATAAAGAAATTGATTTTTCGCTTTCCTTTAACGAAAAGGCACGTTTCAGGGTTAACGCTTATACGCAAAAAGGCAATTATGCGATTGCTTTCCGTGCAATCCCTCTTCGGGTGCCAAAGATTGAGGATTTGGGACTTCCACATATTTTGCATTCTTTTACGGGATTAAAGCAGGGCTTTATTTTAGTTACGGGACCAACGGGTCATGGAAAATCAACAACTCTTGCGGCGATGATTGATGAGATAAACGATAATCGTGCGGAGCACATTGTGACCATTGAAGATCCGATTGAATTTATTTTTACACCGAAGCTCTCCATGATCTCTCAGCGCGAGATGGGTTTTGATACTCATTCTTGGCAAGTTGCCCTTAGAAGCGCACTTCGCGAGGATCCTGATATTGTCCTTGTTGGCGAGATGCGCGATTACGATACGATTTCGAGCGCAATTACTGTTGCGGAAACCGGTCATTTAGTTTTTTCTACACTTCATACCAATTCCGCGGCACAAACAATTGACAGGATAGTCGATGTTTTTCCCGAAGAACAACAACAGCAAATCAGGCTTCAATTGTCAAATGTAATTGAAGCGGTTTTCTCTCTGCGTTTAGTTCCGGGCATTGACGGACGACGTGTAGTGGCTTATGAAGTGATGCTTGGTACTTCTGCTATCAAAAATTCCATCCGCGAAGGTAAAACCCACCAGATAGATAATATTATTCAGACCTCGACGGAAATGGGTATGCGCACACTGGAAATGTCGCTTGCTACTCACGTCAAGCAAGGCCGCATCACACTCGAAGTTGCCCAAACATATTCGGTTAGACCCGAAGAATTGGCAAGACTGGTTAGAACTACCAAAGATTAACCTTCAAACAATGCAACGTTATAAATACAAAGCCAAAGACCAAGCTGGTAAAGAGATTAAAGGAGAGGTGGAAGCATCAAATGAATCATTGGCAGTTAAACTTATTCGCGAAAAGCAATTGACGGTTATTTCGATGGTGCCCAAAAACGCCATCCCCTTTGCTAATCTTCTTAGTGGTATTACGGAACGTATAAGTAGCGGTGATATTGCTAATTTTACCCGCCAGTTTGCGACAATGGTAAATGCGGGACTTCCACTTACTGAATCGCTATTAATTTTGCGGTCGCAATCAAGTGGAAAAATGCAAGCTGTTATTTCACAAGTACTAGCCGAAGTCGAAGAAGGTCAGTCGTTATCTTCGGTTATGTCGAAATTCCCCAATGTCTTTTCCAAAACTTATGTCGCTTTGATCAAAGCAGGAGAAACCGGGGGAGTTTTGGATGAGGTGTTGCTTCGCTTAGCCGACAATATGGAAAATTCGGAAGAGTTTAAAGGTAAGGTCAAGTCGGCAATGATTTACCCGGTTATTATAATTTTCGGTATGATTGCCGTGGCTTTTGTAATGCTTGTTTTTGTCATACCAAAACTGACGGATTTGTACGATCAGTTCGACGCCGAATTACCGTTTGCAACGCGCTTTTTGATTGGATTATCCGACTTCATGGTGAGTTACTGGCCGATCGTACTTGTGTTGGCAGCTATCGGTGGATATTCCTTTTTACTTTACAAAAAAACTCCCGATGGCAGAAGAAGGGTGGATGGAACGATACTTAGTATTCCCCTATTTGGACCGTTGCAAAAACAAATTATTTTAACCAATCTCGCGCGGACTTTGTCATTGATGGTTGGCTCGGGAGTGTCGATACTTGAAAGTCTTGCAATCACGTCGGGAGTGGTTGGCAATGTCGTAATTTCTGATGCTTTGGATGATTCTGCCAAAATGGTTGAAAAGGGTTTCCCTGTCGCGCTCGCTTTCTCCAGGCATCCCGAGGCATTTCCTTTCATCTTTTCTCAAATGACGGCAGTCGGCGAAGAAACGGGAAAAATGGATGAGGTCTTGGCGAAAGTTGCCCATGTTTTCGAAGTGGAAAGTAACCAAAAGGTCAAAGCAATGACGAGTGCGATTGAGCCAATAATACTTCTTATTCTTGGAGTCGGTGTCGCCTTTCTCGTAATATCCATCATCATGCCGATTTATAATTTGACGACCTCAATTTAAGGTACTAGGAATTTAGTAGTTGGCAGGTAGCATGTAGCAGATAGCATGTAGCAGGTAGTTGGTAGAAAGCAGTTAGTAGATAGGTTTTAATTTTAACCTATGCTTTTGGCTTTTCGTTTTTTACTTTTAGTTCTTCGCTTTAATTTTTAATATTTAGTATTATTAACAACTTTCACGCCGACACTTGACAGACAAGCCAAGCTAGTCAATACTTAAATATAAGAAAAATTATCAAACAGTTTTGTTTGTAGTTTTGTAAAAGGGGGTGAGAATGAAAAAATGACTGTCCAAAATTTAAAGAAAAATTTTAGAGATTTGCGTTCCGGTTTTACCCTCATCGAGCTTTTAATCGTTATTGCCATTCTCGGTGTGCTGGCTGTAGTTGTACTTGTAGCTATTAATCCTGTACAGCAATTAGCAAGAACCAGAGACGCAGGAAGGATTTCGACTGTCGCACAGTTGGGTCATGCTTCTGAAGCTTATTACACAGCACAAGGAGCGGTTTATCCGCAAACCTTAGCAGCTCTTGCATCAACCGGAGAATTGAATCAAGTTCCTGGTATGGTTGATAATTCGTTGACAACCGAATGTACCGGACATACTGATGGTTGGTGTGTAGATGTCGACGCTGATCCTGCAACCGAAATTGCAATTTGGTCGGCATTAGAAGCCCAGACGAATATTAGTTTGTGTGGTGTATCAGCTACTGCGGCTTATGCTGCTTATCTGTCAAGTGCAGGTAGGACTTGTATCGTGTGTGATGAGCCAACTAGTGCCACAACTGATACAGATTGTGTTAACTAATCTCGTAAAAAAGAGGCATTGTGAAATATATGCCTCTTTTTTGTGGGAAATCGATCCAGTGATTGGACTTGTTAAACTAATTTCGCAATATTTATACTCTGGATTCCCCGACTTACACATTGTTATCCTTGACCTGCCTCGCCCATCGTAGCTAATTGGCGAAGGTGGAATCAAATCTTATATTTATCTGTCATCCCGCACTTGATGCGGGATCCAATATTCTCTTCTGGATTCCCGCTTTCGCGGGAATGACAATTCACCTTACTGTCATCCCAC is a window from the Candidatus Woesebacteria bacterium genome containing:
- a CDS encoding type II secretion system F family protein, which gives rise to MQRYKYKAKDQAGKEIKGEVEASNESLAVKLIREKQLTVISMVPKNAIPFANLLSGITERISSGDIANFTRQFATMVNAGLPLTESLLILRSQSSGKMQAVISQVLAEVEEGQSLSSVMSKFPNVFSKTYVALIKAGETGGVLDEVLLRLADNMENSEEFKGKVKSAMIYPVIIIFGMIAVAFVMLVFVIPKLTDLYDQFDAELPFATRFLIGLSDFMVSYWPIVLVLAAIGGYSFLLYKKTPDGRRRVDGTILSIPLFGPLQKQIILTNLARTLSLMVGSGVSILESLAITSGVVGNVVISDALDDSAKMVEKGFPVALAFSRHPEAFPFIFSQMTAVGEETGKMDEVLAKVAHVFEVESNQKVKAMTSAIEPIILLILGVGVAFLVISIIMPIYNLTTSI
- a CDS encoding type IV pilus twitching motility protein PilT, with the protein product MGIKDLLQLTVDKNASDLHILAGIAPHLRIEGVLAPIRDAGIVTAEVVEKYVKDILTAEQFEKLSINKEIDFSLSFNEKARFRVNAYTQKGNYAIAFRAIPLRVPKIEDLGLPHILHSFTGLKQGFILVTGPTGHGKSTTLAAMIDEINDNRAEHIVTIEDPIEFIFTPKLSMISQREMGFDTHSWQVALRSALREDPDIVLVGEMRDYDTISSAITVAETGHLVFSTLHTNSAAQTIDRIVDVFPEEQQQQIRLQLSNVIEAVFSLRLVPGIDGRRVVAYEVMLGTSAIKNSIREGKTHQIDNIIQTSTEMGMRTLEMSLATHVKQGRITLEVAQTYSVRPEELARLVRTTKD
- a CDS encoding type II secretion system protein; this encodes MTVQNLKKNFRDLRSGFTLIELLIVIAILGVLAVVVLVAINPVQQLARTRDAGRISTVAQLGHASEAYYTAQGAVYPQTLAALASTGELNQVPGMVDNSLTTECTGHTDGWCVDVDADPATEIAIWSALEAQTNISLCGVSATAAYAAYLSSAGRTCIVCDEPTSATTDTDCVN